Proteins encoded by one window of Myxocyprinus asiaticus isolate MX2 ecotype Aquarium Trade chromosome 35, UBuf_Myxa_2, whole genome shotgun sequence:
- the LOC127426480 gene encoding uromodulin-like, whose amino-acid sequence MKNNLMILGLFVMTAIVTDVSGVVVTHCNACHERSTCVPVLKPGQSASTATSFNCSCSKGFAGNGITCFNITACSGAGSPCCSHGYRWTVEQGCVDIDECTATQSPCVAPLNCENMPGSFACLLPPVNANPTSNPRSVQFSCGNTVCNLGQDCITVNGQLRCADPCQRYTALDEPWRATNFKTDGNVHCDLGVNWQGWYRLFLNSASVQMPERCIASQMSGTHAPLWLKSPHPITSDGVVYSNICGNWTNGCCSFEFPIHIKACPGNYYVYKFIKPPICFLAYSADINTKVCSTCRDGTSCVSEDKINWRCEAQDPVRLSAGPHVCAGRVELNHSGRWGTVCDDDWNMNAAAVVCRQLGCGRPLSAPVNGQFGPGSGPIWMDNTNCLGSERHLSQCKHNGYEKHNCGHYEDAGVVCEEPSPPPMLVLVCEQTLIRVGLPLLHIVPEPLNTTSGHMADPNCIAQRKTNGTVWYEVTRRSGACGNVLRTNTTHAVFSNTLFLYPAKAGSNFSLPSGFPFSCVYPLDSQTSMDLAVRPYLSMQEMGVVALGTGASASMSLYRNSSFLESYPAGVVVLPVGSPLHVGIRVAEVEAERFVVIVEECYITQTANADDLQRYVIIHNRCPSDSHMVLMLENGVSLRVRFTALLFLYPRSYNDMFLHCGLSLCDRTSESCSTKCLTRSVRSINSHKSVTVGPITWMKDGQ is encoded by the exons ATGAAGAACAATCTGATGATTTTGGGTCTGTTTGTGATGACCGCGATTGTCACAGATGTCTCAg GTGTGGTTGTGACTCACTGTAATGCGTGTCACGAGCGCTCGACCTGCGTCCCTGTGCTCAAACCTGGTCAGTCGGCTTCCACCGCGACGTCTTTTAACTGCTCCTGCTCGAAGGGTTTCGCTGGTAATGGGATAACCTGTTTCAACATCACCGCCTGCAGTGGGGCAGGCTCACCGTGCTGTAGTCATGGATACCGCTGGACAGTTGAGCAGGGCTGTGTGGACATTGACGAATGCACCGCCACTCAGAGTCCGTGTGTGGCTCCACTCAATTGTGAAAATATGCCCGGGTCATTCGCATGTCTGTTACCCCCGGTCAATGCCAACCCCACCTCCAACCCGCGGTCGGTGCAGTTCAGCTGCGGGAACACCGTGTGCAACCTTGGCCAGGACTGCATCACCGTCAATGGCCAGCTGCGCTGTGCTGACCCCTGCCAGCGTTACACTGCCCTAGATGAACCTTGGCGTGCCACCAACTTCAAGACTGATGGCAACGTTCACTGTGACCTCGGTGTAAACTGGCAGGGCTGGTACAGGCTTTTCCTGAACAGCGCCAGCGTGCAGATGCCGGAGCGATGCATCGCCTCACAGATGAGTGGAACCCACGCGCCCCTCTGGCTCAAGAGCCCACATCCCATCACCTCAGATGGCGTAGTCTACAGTAACATTTGTGGAAACTGGACAAATGGCTGTTGTAGCTTTGAGTTCCCCATCCACATCAAGGCCTGTCCAGGAAACTACTACGTCTACAAGTTCATCAAGCCACCCATTTGCTTCCTGGCATATTCTGCAG ATATCAACACTAAGGTGTGTAGCACCTGCAGAGATGGGACATCCTGTGTCAGCGAGGACAAGATCAACTGGAGGTGTGAAGCACAAG ATCCGGTGCGTCTGTCGGCTGGGCCACACGTGTGTGCCGGGCGAGTAGAACTCAATCACAGCGGACGTTGGGGGACTGTATGCGATGACGACTGGAACATGAACGCTGCTGCGGTGGTTTGCAGGCAGCTGGGGTGTGGTCGGCCTCTCTCGGCCCCTGTGAACGGACAATTTGGCCCCGGCAGCGGCCCcatctggatggacaacacaaaCTGTCTGGGCTCTGAGAGACACCTGAGCCAGTGCAAACACAACGGATATGAGAAACACAACTGTGGACACTACGAGGATGCTGGTGTTGTCTGTGAAG aGCCCAGTCCGCCCCCCATGCTGGTGTTAGTGTGTGAACAGACCCTGATCAGGGTGGGTCTGCCGCTTCTACACATCGTCCCTGAGCCACTCAACACCACGTCAGGTCACATGGCCGATCCCAACTGCATCGCCCAGCGTAAGACCAACGGCACTGTGTGGTATGAGGTCACCCGCAGGAGTGGAGCTTGTGGGAATGTGCTGAGG ACCAACACAACACACGCTGTCTTCTCAAACACACTGTTCTTGTATCCTGCTAAAGCGGGAAGTAATTTCTCCCTGCCGTCCGGGTTTCCATTCTCCTGTGTGTATCCTCTGGATTCTCAGACCAGCATGGATCTAGCAGTCAGACCGTACCTGTC AATGCAGGAAATGGGCGTGGTTGCTTTAGGAACTGGCGCCAGCGCCTCCATGTCCCTGTACCGCAACAGCAGTTTCCTGGAGTCATACCCAGCAGGCGTGGTCGTTCTGCCCGTGGGGTCTCCACTGCACGTGGGCATCAGGGTGGCAGAGGTGGAGGCAGAACGCTTTGTGGTCATCGTGGAGGAGTGTTACATCACACAAACAGCAAACGCTGATGATCTGCAGAGATACGTCATCATTCACAACCG GTGTCCGAGCGACAGTCACATGGTGTTGATGTTGGAGAACGGCGTATCTTTACGCGTGCGGTTCACAGCTCTGCTCTTCCTGTACCCGCGCAGCTATAATGACATGTTCCTCCACTGCGGCCTCAGTCTGTGTGATCGCACGTCTGAATCCTGCTCAACA